In Candidatus Omnitrophota bacterium, a single window of DNA contains:
- the bamE gene encoding outer membrane protein assembly factor BamE, producing MLRKEMGMIIRYFCAALCVLLLSGCSSAYYHAKQVNKADQLDRVTVGKVQSQIRIGMSSAQVVEVLGSPNIVTTDENRLENWVYDKIATDVVYSNESGGAWLIIGSVHPNSGASSTSQRTLTIVIKFDADKKVRDFAYHSSSF from the coding sequence ATGCTTAGAAAGGAGATGGGAATGATTATTAGATATTTTTGTGCAGCGCTATGCGTTCTTTTGTTGTCCGGATGTTCGTCCGCTTATTATCATGCTAAGCAAGTCAATAAAGCAGATCAATTGGACAGGGTTACAGTGGGAAAAGTTCAGAGTCAAATACGTATTGGGATGTCATCTGCTCAAGTTGTCGAAGTACTTGGATCGCCTAATATAGTTACAACCGATGAAAACAGATTGGAAAATTGGGTTTATGACAAGATTGCCACGGACGTAGTTTATTCAAATGAATCGGGCGGCGCATGGCTGATAATCGGGTCTGTCCATCCGAATTCAGGGGCAAGCTCTACTTCACAGAGAACACTTACAATAGTCATTAAATTTGACGCAGACAAAAAAGTTCGCGATTTTGCCTATCATTCTTCCAGTTTTTAG